A single window of Halobacteriovorax sp. GB3 DNA harbors:
- a CDS encoding ABC transporter permease subunit, producing the protein MIEKYFKNELTVKRWRRFKARKSAVIASVALIFCTVLTFSAPLIANSKPLVMQYKGNMFFPIFNDYHPKEFGITTSLTVDYRKITENSNELVIWPLIKWDPYESNDSLDYYPAPPSEENVLGTDDRGRDVLTRLLYGFKYSITYAVLVWLFSAIIGIIIGGIMGFKGGLFDILGQRLVEIFSTIPYFFLLLILVSIFQPSLTLLIIITSLFSWVGISYYARAEFLKNRKQEYVEAARSMGASVPTILFKHILPNSLTPIITFAPFVIAGAISSLASLDYLGFGLPVPTPSWGELLAQAQKNYTIAWWLAVYPSIALFSTLFMFVLVGEGVRNAMDPKAQA; encoded by the coding sequence ATGATAGAAAAATATTTTAAAAACGAACTTACTGTAAAAAGATGGAGAAGGTTTAAGGCCAGAAAGTCAGCTGTGATTGCTTCAGTCGCTTTGATCTTTTGTACTGTTTTAACTTTTTCAGCTCCTTTGATTGCAAACTCAAAACCATTAGTTATGCAATATAAAGGAAATATGTTCTTTCCAATCTTTAATGATTACCATCCAAAAGAATTTGGGATTACGACTTCTTTAACTGTTGATTATAGAAAGATTACTGAGAACTCAAATGAACTTGTTATTTGGCCTTTGATTAAGTGGGACCCGTATGAGTCAAATGATTCTCTCGATTACTATCCAGCACCTCCTTCGGAAGAAAACGTTTTAGGTACTGATGATAGAGGTCGTGATGTATTAACAAGACTTCTCTATGGGTTTAAATACTCGATCACTTATGCTGTTCTCGTATGGCTTTTTTCGGCCATCATTGGAATCATCATTGGTGGGATCATGGGATTTAAAGGAGGTCTCTTTGATATATTAGGTCAAAGACTTGTTGAGATCTTCTCTACAATACCATATTTCTTTCTGTTGCTTATTCTTGTATCGATTTTTCAACCATCGCTGACTCTACTGATTATTATTACATCACTGTTTAGCTGGGTTGGAATTAGTTACTACGCAAGAGCTGAGTTTTTAAAAAATAGAAAGCAAGAGTATGTAGAAGCTGCAAGAAGTATGGGAGCGTCTGTTCCGACAATTCTTTTTAAGCACATTCTACCAAACTCGCTTACACCAATTATTACGTTTGCTCCATTTGTTATTGCTGGAGCAATTTCGAGTTTAGCATCTCTCGATTACCTTGGTTTTGGTCTACCTGTTCCAACGCCTTCATGGGGAGAGTTACTTGCTCAAGCTCAAAAGAACTATACAATTGCATGGTGGCTTGCCGTTTATCCATCAATTGCACTTTTCTCGACACTCTTCATGTTTGTCTTAGTGGGAGAAGGGGTTCGAAACGCAATGGATCCAAAAGCACAAGCTTAA
- the groL gene encoding chaperonin GroEL (60 kDa chaperone family; promotes refolding of misfolded polypeptides especially under stressful conditions; forms two stacked rings of heptamers to form a barrel-shaped 14mer; ends can be capped by GroES; misfolded proteins enter the barrel where they are refolded when GroES binds), whose amino-acid sequence MAKELKYSEDARSLILEGVNQLANAVKVTLGPKGRNVVIQKSFGAPHITKDGVSVAKEIELENNFQNMGAQMVKEVAQKTNEDAGDGTTTATVLAQAIYREGVKLVTAGHNPMDLKRGIDLAVEQVVTKLKEMSKEIKTSEEIAQVGTISGNNDLEIGKLLSEAMEKVGNEGVITIEESKTAETTLDVVEGMQFDRGYLSPYFVTNPEKMEVGFDAPNILITDKKIANMKELLPLLEKAVQTSRPLLIIAEDIEGEALTTLVVNKLRGTLNVAAVKAPGFGDRRKEMLKDIATLTGGTVISEELGMSLETADLTHLGSAKRISIDKENTTIVDGSGDKDAVEARVAQIKKQIEETTSDYDKEKLQERLAKLAGGVAVINVGAPTETEMKEKKDRVEDALNATRAAVEEGIVVGGGSALIHAATVLDGLKGSNAEEEFGIRIVKRAVEEPLRQISSNAGLEGSVVVNEVKNKGDVTFGFNAREDKYENLVAAGIIDPTKVTRSALQNAASVAGLMLTTETMIADLPKDDAAPGMPAGGMGGMGGMPGMM is encoded by the coding sequence ATGGCAAAAGAACTAAAGTATTCAGAAGATGCGAGAAGTTTAATTCTTGAAGGTGTTAACCAACTTGCTAACGCTGTTAAAGTTACTCTAGGGCCTAAGGGAAGAAACGTTGTTATTCAAAAATCTTTTGGTGCTCCACACATCACTAAAGACGGTGTTTCTGTAGCAAAAGAAATTGAACTAGAGAACAACTTCCAAAACATGGGTGCGCAAATGGTTAAAGAAGTTGCGCAAAAGACAAATGAAGATGCGGGTGATGGAACAACGACAGCAACTGTTCTAGCTCAAGCTATTTATAGAGAAGGAGTAAAACTTGTTACAGCTGGTCACAATCCTATGGATCTTAAAAGAGGGATTGACCTAGCAGTAGAGCAAGTTGTTACTAAACTTAAAGAGATGTCTAAAGAGATTAAAACTTCTGAAGAGATCGCTCAAGTTGGAACAATCTCTGGAAACAATGACCTTGAAATTGGAAAACTTCTTTCTGAAGCGATGGAAAAAGTTGGTAATGAAGGTGTTATTACAATTGAAGAATCAAAGACGGCTGAAACAACTCTAGACGTTGTTGAAGGTATGCAATTTGATAGAGGATACCTTTCTCCATATTTCGTAACGAATCCAGAAAAGATGGAAGTTGGATTTGATGCTCCAAATATTCTTATTACTGATAAGAAAATTGCTAACATGAAAGAGCTTCTTCCACTTCTTGAAAAAGCTGTTCAAACTTCTAGACCACTTCTTATTATCGCTGAAGATATTGAAGGTGAAGCTCTAACAACACTTGTTGTAAACAAGCTAAGAGGGACACTAAATGTTGCAGCTGTTAAAGCTCCTGGATTTGGTGATAGAAGAAAAGAAATGCTTAAAGATATCGCAACACTAACTGGTGGAACTGTGATTTCTGAAGAGCTTGGAATGAGCCTTGAAACGGCTGATCTAACTCACCTTGGTTCTGCTAAGAGAATCTCTATTGATAAAGAAAATACAACTATCGTAGATGGTTCAGGTGATAAAGATGCTGTTGAAGCTAGAGTTGCTCAAATTAAAAAGCAAATCGAAGAAACAACTTCTGATTATGACAAAGAAAAACTACAAGAAAGACTTGCTAAGCTCGCTGGTGGTGTTGCCGTAATCAACGTTGGTGCTCCAACTGAAACAGAAATGAAAGAGAAAAAAGACAGAGTTGAAGATGCTCTTAATGCTACAAGAGCTGCAGTAGAAGAAGGAATCGTTGTTGGTGGTGGTTCTGCTCTTATTCATGCTGCAACAGTTCTTGATGGTCTAAAAGGTTCAAATGCTGAAGAGGAATTTGGTATTAGAATTGTGAAAAGAGCTGTTGAAGAGCCACTAAGACAAATCTCTTCAAATGCTGGTCTTGAAGGTTCTGTTGTTGTTAACGAAGTTAAAAACAAAGGTGATGTAACTTTTGGTTTCAACGCTCGTGAAGACAAGTACGAAAACCTTGTTGCTGCTGGTATCATTGACCCAACAAAAGTAACAAGATCAGCTCTTCAAAATGCTGCATCTGTTGCTGGTCTAATGCTTACTACTGAAACAATGATCGCAGATCTTCCAAAAGATGACGCTGCTCCAGGTATGCCAGCTGGTGGTATGGGTGGAATGGGCGGAATGCCAGGAATGATGTAA
- a CDS encoding DUF6588 family protein, with protein MKSLFLVLLSLLTTSSLAASPKFDTIDQDDFNKISKEFGANAVHALVAPANPLGEIFGVEAGINAGATKTPEIEKLVKEQDSSVSIGAIPHANLFAAVSVPFGITFELTYLPSADLGDVSVGGNSQAIKWNFDRILFPKVPILNMALRVHRSSFNLDFDQTINNSSTGNIDVNSTIDLDTTTWGAHLMAGANLFIFKPYAGFGYVSTKTELDVDASTGTIFDTSFSTNQKESKSHSGTHYFVGSELDLLLLHIGIEYAKIMDIDRYTAKFSLAF; from the coding sequence ATGAAATCTCTCTTTTTAGTTCTTCTAAGTCTACTCACGACGAGCAGTCTTGCAGCAAGTCCCAAGTTCGATACCATCGATCAAGATGACTTCAATAAAATAAGTAAAGAATTTGGAGCCAACGCTGTCCACGCTCTCGTTGCACCGGCCAACCCTCTAGGGGAAATTTTTGGTGTCGAAGCGGGTATAAATGCAGGAGCAACTAAGACTCCAGAGATTGAAAAATTAGTAAAAGAACAAGACTCAAGTGTGTCCATTGGAGCGATCCCCCATGCAAACCTCTTTGCTGCCGTTTCAGTTCCCTTTGGAATTACATTTGAACTTACATACTTACCTAGTGCTGACTTAGGAGACGTTAGTGTGGGAGGTAACTCTCAAGCAATCAAGTGGAACTTCGATCGAATTCTCTTTCCAAAGGTACCGATTTTAAATATGGCCCTTCGAGTTCACCGATCGAGTTTTAATTTAGATTTCGATCAAACAATTAACAACTCTTCAACAGGAAATATTGATGTTAACTCTACCATCGATTTAGACACTACAACTTGGGGTGCTCATCTCATGGCAGGTGCGAACCTCTTTATCTTTAAACCCTACGCCGGCTTTGGTTACGTTAGCACAAAAACAGAACTCGACGTTGACGCATCAACGGGAACGATCTTTGATACGAGCTTTTCAACAAATCAAAAAGAATCAAAATCGCACAGTGGAACACATTACTTCGTAGGATCAGAGTTAGATCTTCTTCTCCTACATATTGGAATTGAATATGCGAAAATCATGGATATTGATCGCTATACAGCTAAGTTCAGTCTTGCTTTTTAA
- a CDS encoding ABC transporter substrate-binding protein, translating to MTKFKMLLGLALISLAFSSNAQAAIGSPDAKQGGTYKYNLSSQPTTLNALSSSDVPARQVQDYVMEYLTMQHPDTLETIPALATKWEVSKDEKTFIFTLREGVKWHDGKPLTAEDVKFSFDAIMHPKNKYKTAPKKPYFENIAGVEILAPNKVKFSVKKPYFNNFNVVANGLRIVPKHVYENPTKKEEKKLNKTLIGTGPYIFKVMRRGKFIRLVKNEKWWGNSVPEYKGMYNYDNVLLRFVKDSTIALQRLEKGDLNFLELTPEEFVKKTNSSRWGKSVFKVKTTNKAPQGYGFVGWNIANPLFASKNVRVALTHLFNRKEMIEKFSYNMSEQATGPLYKTSPYANKSVKPIDYNPKKALEILRKEGWKDTDGDMILDKMIDGKKVKFSFTILEPLQDFVKYLTIFKEDAKQAGIDVNIKFIEWNTFVKLLNERKFEAVRLAWGSGSVDWDPKQIWHSSSIENQGSNFVSYSNPKVDKLIDEARMISDREKRIQKLNQVFKLIAEDAPYTFLFNRKYVFYGHTKDLKRPKDSYTYEVGTSYWWLDK from the coding sequence ATGACAAAATTTAAGATGCTTCTAGGATTGGCCCTTATATCACTGGCCTTTTCTTCGAATGCTCAAGCGGCCATTGGAAGCCCTGATGCAAAACAAGGTGGGACGTATAAGTACAATCTTTCGTCACAACCAACAACTCTAAACGCACTATCTTCTTCAGATGTTCCAGCAAGACAAGTTCAAGACTATGTTATGGAATATCTAACGATGCAACATCCTGACACTCTAGAAACAATTCCTGCACTTGCAACGAAGTGGGAAGTTTCTAAAGATGAAAAAACTTTTATCTTTACTCTAAGAGAAGGTGTTAAGTGGCATGATGGAAAACCACTTACTGCTGAAGATGTTAAATTTTCTTTTGATGCAATCATGCACCCAAAAAATAAGTATAAGACAGCACCAAAGAAGCCTTATTTTGAAAATATCGCAGGTGTTGAAATTCTAGCTCCAAATAAAGTTAAGTTTTCTGTTAAGAAGCCTTACTTCAATAACTTTAACGTTGTTGCCAACGGACTAAGAATTGTTCCTAAGCATGTTTATGAAAACCCTACTAAGAAAGAAGAGAAAAAACTTAATAAGACTCTTATTGGTACAGGTCCTTACATCTTCAAAGTAATGAGAAGAGGAAAGTTTATTCGTCTTGTTAAGAATGAGAAGTGGTGGGGAAATAGTGTTCCTGAATATAAAGGAATGTATAACTATGATAACGTTCTTCTTCGTTTTGTTAAAGATTCAACAATTGCTCTTCAGCGTCTAGAGAAGGGTGACCTTAACTTTCTAGAGCTAACTCCAGAAGAGTTTGTTAAGAAAACTAATTCATCACGTTGGGGAAAATCTGTTTTTAAAGTAAAGACAACAAACAAAGCACCACAAGGTTATGGGTTTGTTGGTTGGAACATTGCTAATCCACTTTTTGCTTCTAAAAATGTTCGTGTTGCTCTAACTCACCTTTTCAACAGGAAAGAGATGATTGAGAAGTTCTCATACAATATGTCTGAACAAGCTACGGGACCTCTTTATAAGACTTCTCCATACGCGAATAAAAGTGTTAAGCCAATTGATTATAATCCTAAGAAAGCTCTTGAAATCCTTAGAAAAGAAGGATGGAAAGATACTGATGGTGACATGATTCTGGATAAGATGATTGATGGAAAGAAAGTAAAATTCTCATTCACCATCCTTGAGCCACTACAAGACTTTGTTAAGTATCTTACAATTTTCAAAGAAGATGCTAAGCAAGCTGGTATTGATGTAAACATTAAATTCATCGAATGGAACACATTTGTAAAACTTCTTAACGAAAGAAAGTTTGAAGCTGTTCGTCTAGCTTGGGGATCTGGTTCGGTTGACTGGGATCCAAAACAAATTTGGCACTCAAGCTCAATTGAAAACCAAGGTTCTAACTTTGTAAGTTACTCGAACCCAAAAGTTGATAAGCTAATTGATGAAGCGAGAATGATTTCTGATAGAGAAAAAAGAATTCAAAAGCTAAATCAAGTTTTTAAGCTAATTGCTGAAGATGCTCCGTATACTTTCCTTTTCAATAGAAAGTATGTTTTCTACGGACACACAAAAGATCTGAAAAGACCAAAAGACTCCTACACTTATGAAGTTGGTACAAGTTATTGGTGGTTAGATAAGTAG
- the lepB gene encoding signal peptidase I → MLWTKKAEETPVDDLTKKEKFIKELKSYVIIILSVFAFRSSFLEPNHIPSGSLLPTNAIGDFIAVNKMAYGFKLPYSDLFGDPVYLTGPSVPERGDIIVFEFPKDRSILFVKRLIGLPGDEIEVIDNTVYLNGVAMEKVRVSAEERKDHVELYDEPKYDRSALEFYKYKLSNGKEFVTAENVTYPRHLNISKFTVPEGEYFFMGDNRDYSSDSRQWGTVPHSHLHGRAFMVWFNMVYPWSEEDFHFRPWRIGKLL, encoded by the coding sequence ATGCTTTGGACAAAAAAAGCGGAAGAAACTCCAGTGGATGATTTAACAAAGAAAGAGAAATTTATAAAGGAACTTAAGTCATACGTGATTATCATCCTTTCTGTTTTCGCTTTTAGATCTTCTTTTCTAGAACCAAACCACATCCCATCAGGTTCTCTTTTGCCAACAAATGCCATTGGTGATTTTATTGCTGTTAATAAAATGGCCTATGGATTTAAACTTCCATACTCTGATCTTTTTGGTGACCCTGTTTACTTAACAGGTCCGTCAGTTCCAGAAAGAGGAGATATCATTGTTTTCGAATTTCCAAAGGATAGATCTATTCTCTTTGTAAAAAGACTTATAGGGCTACCTGGAGACGAAATTGAAGTTATCGACAACACTGTTTACCTAAATGGTGTAGCAATGGAGAAGGTAAGAGTAAGCGCTGAGGAGAGAAAGGATCATGTTGAGCTTTATGATGAGCCTAAGTATGATCGTTCTGCCCTAGAGTTTTATAAGTACAAGCTTTCTAATGGTAAGGAATTTGTTACAGCTGAAAATGTAACATATCCGAGGCATTTAAATATCTCTAAATTTACAGTTCCAGAGGGAGAGTACTTCTTTATGGGTGATAATAGAGATTATTCATCAGATTCAAGACAGTGGGGAACTGTTCCTCATTCACACCTTCACGGTCGTGCATTCATGGTCTGGTTTAATATGGTTTATCCTTGGTCAGAAGAAGATTTTCATTTCAGACCTTGGCGAATCGGTAAGCTTCTTTAA
- a CDS encoding TonB-dependent receptor domain-containing protein: MKKIILLSAIPFSIYATNDLTVNVTAERLSKPLSEVTSSTIYLSKEDIENSTEMYLPELLNTKAGIQAATSGGPGQTSSLYIRGAKTEYTLVIIDGVKVNDPSAIGAQFDLRQIPLGSIETVEILKGPQTVLYGVDAVAGVIKITTRKSKRKESNLSFGVGSFETKDVSASTSGVEGKLRYRFSGSAYRTKGISAADQNEGDAREADGFMRNSFNGSLSYSVNNYDLGLSLFTIKSTGETDAYSSGSSKDRVDDDNDQYDQFLSSLNFGYNWSDHFSSKIVLSENKIFRTNDQYSLEWRAKKQQVELENIYRYSLEQALIFGGEFERDKISSKSEFKGRTNNKKSFYLLNQSKYGKLFSDQGVRLAYHKAYDSKATYKLGLGYYLSSNVIVKGSYGTSIKEATTDELYTNYGGNPNLDPTKSESFDLSLEADFEKLDFKLTYFDTEYRDQITYNSSTSSYENLKKTKTKGLELTFESYIFDSLRLIGSATVLRAYSLEDGSYLARRARHHESLSLEYFGFGKTLINLSFKNVGKRNESTGQVMPSYFITDFSTRYDLSKRLSLSAKVLNVFDKSYQEVRTYGKAGRNYFLSADFKF; the protein is encoded by the coding sequence TTGAAAAAAATAATTCTCTTATCTGCTATTCCGTTTTCTATTTACGCCACAAATGATCTGACTGTTAATGTAACGGCAGAGAGGTTAAGTAAGCCACTTTCTGAGGTCACAAGTTCCACAATATATTTATCCAAAGAAGATATAGAAAATTCAACCGAGATGTATCTCCCAGAGCTATTAAATACGAAGGCGGGAATTCAAGCTGCAACAAGTGGTGGTCCAGGACAAACGTCATCTCTTTATATTCGTGGAGCTAAAACGGAGTACACTCTCGTTATTATTGATGGGGTCAAGGTAAATGATCCCTCTGCTATTGGAGCACAATTTGATCTTAGACAAATTCCTCTTGGCTCTATTGAAACAGTTGAAATATTAAAAGGTCCACAAACTGTTCTCTATGGAGTTGATGCAGTTGCTGGTGTTATTAAAATCACGACAAGAAAATCAAAGAGAAAAGAGTCAAATCTATCTTTTGGAGTTGGATCTTTTGAAACAAAAGATGTTAGTGCTTCTACTAGTGGAGTTGAAGGGAAGCTTCGCTACCGTTTTTCTGGATCTGCTTACCGAACGAAAGGGATCTCTGCTGCTGATCAAAATGAAGGGGATGCACGAGAAGCGGATGGGTTCATGAGAAATTCATTCAACGGAAGTCTTTCATATTCAGTAAATAATTATGATCTGGGACTCAGTCTTTTTACGATTAAATCAACAGGAGAGACTGATGCTTATAGCAGCGGAAGTTCGAAAGACCGTGTTGATGATGACAATGATCAATATGATCAATTTTTAAGTAGTTTGAATTTTGGATATAATTGGTCTGATCATTTTTCTTCAAAAATAGTTCTGAGTGAAAACAAGATTTTTAGAACAAATGACCAATACTCTCTTGAGTGGAGAGCGAAAAAGCAGCAAGTCGAGTTAGAAAATATCTATCGTTATTCTTTAGAGCAGGCCCTCATTTTTGGCGGAGAGTTTGAAAGAGATAAGATCTCGTCGAAATCTGAATTCAAGGGAAGAACGAATAATAAAAAATCATTCTATCTATTAAATCAAAGCAAATATGGAAAACTATTTTCTGATCAAGGAGTACGACTAGCTTATCATAAGGCCTATGATTCAAAGGCAACGTATAAATTGGGCTTAGGTTATTACTTATCAAGCAACGTCATTGTAAAAGGGAGTTATGGAACTTCGATTAAAGAAGCTACAACCGATGAACTCTATACAAATTATGGTGGCAATCCGAACTTAGATCCTACTAAATCTGAATCCTTTGATTTATCGCTTGAGGCCGATTTTGAAAAACTTGATTTCAAGCTAACCTATTTCGATACAGAGTATAGAGATCAGATAACTTATAATTCATCAACAAGTAGCTACGAAAATTTAAAGAAAACAAAAACAAAGGGATTAGAGTTAACTTTTGAATCTTACATCTTTGATTCTCTTCGTCTTATAGGGAGTGCAACAGTGCTTAGGGCCTATAGTTTAGAGGATGGGAGCTATTTGGCAAGAAGAGCGAGACATCATGAATCATTATCTCTTGAGTATTTTGGATTTGGTAAAACTCTAATCAATTTAAGTTTTAAAAATGTAGGTAAGAGAAATGAAAGCACTGGGCAGGTGATGCCATCTTACTTCATTACCGATTTCTCGACTCGCTATGATCTTTCTAAGAGGCTTTCTTTAAGTGCTAAAGTATTAAATGTTTTCGATAAGAGTTATCAAGAAGTTCGTACTTATGGAAAAGCTGGACGAAATTACTTTCTTTCGGCGGATTTCAAATTTTAA
- a CDS encoding class I SAM-dependent methyltransferase: protein MRIFLVLSLLLISNFSLARQAVSGNRFELLSGIRNNSKSQLFWDKKFNKERYVYGKAPSKFLAENYDYIPHGSRVLDIGMGEGRNAVFLATKGYKVTGVEISPIAIRKAKLLAREFDVRIDPVLSSIEDYKVEKNSLDAIICFYFVDKAINEKFFEWLKPGGILIFEAFTKRQESISKDKEIDLGEVFEEGELLKIFPKMRTLKFEEPLHRKDFTTSIILQKPRESSSGLQN from the coding sequence ATGCGAATATTTTTAGTTCTTTCACTCTTACTCATTTCAAATTTTTCTTTAGCTAGACAAGCTGTTTCTGGAAATCGTTTTGAGCTGCTCTCTGGGATTAGAAATAATTCAAAGTCTCAATTATTTTGGGATAAGAAGTTTAATAAAGAACGATATGTCTATGGAAAGGCACCTTCAAAGTTTCTAGCAGAGAATTATGACTATATTCCTCATGGGAGTCGTGTTCTCGATATTGGTATGGGAGAAGGGCGTAATGCGGTTTTCCTCGCGACAAAGGGATATAAAGTCACAGGAGTGGAAATTAGTCCCATCGCTATTCGAAAAGCTAAGCTCTTAGCTAGAGAATTTGACGTAAGAATTGACCCAGTACTTTCATCAATTGAAGATTATAAAGTTGAAAAGAACTCTTTGGATGCGATCATTTGTTTTTACTTTGTTGATAAGGCCATTAATGAAAAATTCTTCGAATGGTTAAAGCCTGGTGGAATTCTCATATTTGAGGCCTTTACTAAAAGACAAGAGTCTATTTCGAAAGATAAGGAAATTGATTTAGGTGAAGTTTTTGAAGAGGGGGAATTGTTAAAAATCTTTCCTAAGATGCGAACACTTAAGTTTGAAGAGCCACTTCATCGCAAAGATTTCACGACGAGTATCATTTTACAAAAGCCTAGGGAATCTTCTTCTGGCTTACAAAATTAG
- a CDS encoding trypsin-like serine peptidase, whose product MKKIVFFTLLLCLQARADIFGEDNRREVLLDAPLKVQEIARSVGAFVANENINFDTYQLSGYKLQKKYFNFCSDESFAHQQSIANCSGALISEDLYLTAAHCIGEYSEQEETCKNYSVVFDYQNKTFDQKEYSVTKDDVYRCKKVVYVDAGENFFPRDVAVIQLDRKVKNRKPLKLSNRKPLLNELIYMIGFPLGISQKYVEPSPVLEVKENKASFRHQLDTFSVNSGSPIFDEDHNILGVLVRGTGTNFKKDPHKKCNRWGRNKIEEGYGAANFSNLIDLDLIKGIKK is encoded by the coding sequence ATGAAAAAAATCGTCTTTTTTACTCTCCTTTTATGCCTTCAAGCACGCGCCGATATTTTCGGTGAAGATAATCGTAGAGAAGTTCTCCTCGATGCACCCTTAAAAGTTCAAGAGATCGCAAGATCCGTTGGAGCTTTTGTAGCAAATGAAAATATTAATTTCGATACTTATCAACTATCTGGCTACAAGCTACAAAAGAAATACTTCAACTTTTGCTCTGATGAATCCTTTGCCCATCAGCAGTCGATTGCAAATTGTTCCGGCGCCCTTATCTCAGAAGACCTCTATTTAACAGCGGCTCATTGTATTGGTGAATATTCAGAACAAGAAGAGACATGCAAAAACTATTCTGTCGTTTTCGATTATCAAAATAAAACATTCGATCAAAAAGAATACTCCGTAACAAAAGACGACGTATATCGATGTAAAAAAGTTGTTTATGTTGATGCTGGAGAAAATTTCTTTCCAAGAGATGTCGCAGTAATTCAGCTTGATCGAAAAGTTAAAAATAGAAAACCTCTAAAACTGTCGAATAGAAAACCCCTACTCAATGAACTCATCTATATGATTGGCTTCCCTCTAGGAATAAGCCAAAAGTACGTTGAGCCTTCTCCAGTTCTCGAAGTCAAAGAAAATAAAGCAAGCTTTCGACACCAGCTCGATACATTTAGCGTGAACTCGGGTTCTCCAATTTTCGACGAAGATCACAATATTTTAGGAGTTCTCGTACGAGGAACAGGTACTAATTTCAAAAAGGATCCCCACAAGAAATGTAACCGCTGGGGACGCAATAAAATAGAAGAGGGCTATGGTGCGGCGAATTTCTCTAACCTTATTGATCTCGATTTGATCAAAGGAATTAAAAAATGA
- a CDS encoding ABC transporter permease subunit — MFNYIIRRLLLMIPTLFGVTVIVFGIINLAPGSPVEQKIQQMKFAGAGAGAGSGGMSGAGADSSGVSEEVIEALKKQYGFDKPVHVRYWIWLKNLSRLDFGESFTYEEPAIDVILSKLPVSLQFGAISLLLSYIICIPLGVLKAVKNGSKFDLATSFILSALYAIPPFMFGILLIVYFAGGLYFDWFPVGELYSDMYFDMTTWEKIVNRVHHFILPGICYMLGSFTVLTLLMKNSMLDVISNDYIRTARAKGLSDKKVYLKHALRNALIPIVTGLSGFLTIFFAGSILLEKIFSLDGMGLLSFQSILERDYNVIMGLIFIQSVLMLLGNLFSDILYTLVDPRIDFS, encoded by the coding sequence TTGTTTAATTATATTATTAGAAGATTATTACTGATGATCCCGACATTGTTCGGGGTCACAGTTATTGTTTTTGGGATTATCAATCTCGCTCCAGGTTCACCTGTTGAACAAAAGATTCAACAGATGAAGTTCGCTGGTGCTGGCGCAGGTGCTGGTAGCGGAGGAATGAGTGGAGCTGGTGCTGATAGTTCTGGGGTTTCTGAAGAAGTTATCGAAGCTTTGAAGAAACAATATGGATTCGATAAGCCCGTTCACGTCCGTTACTGGATTTGGCTTAAAAACCTTTCTCGTCTTGATTTTGGAGAGAGCTTTACTTATGAAGAACCGGCCATTGACGTTATTCTGTCAAAGTTGCCTGTCTCTCTACAGTTTGGGGCAATATCATTGCTTCTCTCTTACATCATTTGTATTCCGTTGGGTGTTTTAAAAGCAGTGAAGAATGGGTCAAAGTTTGATCTTGCAACCAGCTTTATTCTCTCAGCGCTCTACGCGATTCCACCGTTCATGTTTGGTATTCTTTTAATTGTTTACTTTGCCGGTGGACTTTATTTTGATTGGTTCCCTGTTGGGGAGCTTTATTCTGATATGTACTTTGATATGACAACTTGGGAAAAAATTGTGAACAGAGTTCACCATTTTATCCTTCCAGGTATCTGTTACATGTTAGGTTCATTTACTGTTTTAACACTTCTTATGAAGAACTCTATGCTTGATGTTATTTCTAATGACTATATTAGAACAGCAAGAGCTAAAGGACTTTCAGATAAGAAAGTATATTTAAAGCACGCTCTTAGAAATGCTCTAATCCCAATCGTTACTGGGCTTAGTGGTTTCCTTACAATTTTCTTTGCTGGGTCGATTCTTCTTGAAAAGATTTTCAGTTTAGATGGTATGGGTCTACTCAGTTTCCAGTCTATTCTTGAAAGGGATTACAACGTTATTATGGGCCTTATTTTCATTCAATCCGTGCTCATGTTGTTAGGTAACCTGTTTAGTGACATCTTGTACACGCTAGTTGATCCAAGGATTGATTTCTCATGA